The Metabacillus litoralis genome contains a region encoding:
- a CDS encoding ZIP family metal transporter translates to MSLLPIVVSSICTSIGALPVLFIKNISHKGKDVTLAFTAGIMVAASSYGLIPSAIKLSDITTLVIGILIGTFVLTLIESVLPHTDLDHSKHPVGQAQVLLFMIAMSIHNFPEGLSVGISNVSHNLEVGSLVAFAIGLQNIPEGFLVALFLVTQGINRMKAILFSAMTGLIELFAGMFGYLFGEFFQPVVPYGLAFAAGSMLFVVYKELIPESHGDGNERASTITFIFGFIMMICLTEFFR, encoded by the coding sequence ATGTCCCTTTTGCCTATCGTTGTTTCTTCCATTTGTACAAGCATTGGAGCTCTCCCAGTTTTGTTTATTAAAAACATTTCGCACAAAGGAAAAGATGTAACATTAGCTTTTACGGCTGGGATTATGGTTGCGGCTTCATCATATGGATTAATTCCATCTGCTATAAAGCTCTCAGATATTACGACTTTAGTTATTGGTATCTTAATAGGTACCTTTGTTCTTACTTTAATAGAAAGTGTACTTCCTCACACTGATCTAGATCACTCTAAACATCCCGTAGGACAAGCTCAAGTGTTACTATTTATGATCGCTATGTCGATTCATAATTTTCCTGAAGGATTATCTGTTGGAATATCTAATGTAAGTCATAATCTTGAGGTAGGATCTTTAGTTGCCTTTGCAATAGGATTACAAAACATTCCAGAAGGTTTTTTAGTGGCTTTATTCTTGGTTACACAGGGAATAAATCGCATGAAGGCTATTTTGTTTTCTGCTATGACCGGATTAATAGAATTATTTGCGGGAATGTTCGGATATTTATTCGGTGAATTTTTTCAACCAGTTGTGCCTTATGGATTAGCATTTGCAGCAGGTTCCATGTTATTTGTAGTTTACAAGGAACTAATTCCAGAAAGTCATGGAGATGGTAATGAAAGAGCGTCAACTATTACCTTTATTTTTGGATTTATTATGATGATTTGTTTGACGGAATTTTTTAGGTAG
- a CDS encoding YnfA family protein, with protein MISALLLFFLAGIAEIGGGYLIWLWLREGKPFYWGVGGGIALALYGVIATFQSFPSFGRVYAAYGGVFVILSVLWGWGIDKKTPDVYDWVGAGICLIGVSVMLLAPRH; from the coding sequence TTTCTAGCAGGAATTGCTGAAATTGGTGGAGGGTATTTGATCTGGTTGTGGTTAAGAGAAGGAAAGCCTTTTTACTGGGGAGTAGGTGGAGGGATAGCTCTGGCTTTATACGGTGTTATTGCAACTTTTCAATCCTTCCCATCATTTGGAAGAGTGTATGCAGCGTATGGAGGTGTGTTTGTGATTCTGTCTGTCCTATGGGGATGGGGAATTGATAAAAAAACACCTGATGTCTATGATTGGGTTGGTGCGGGTATATGTTTAATTGGAGTTTCCGTAATGTTACTTGCACCGCGTCATTAA